Proteins from a genomic interval of Clostridium scatologenes:
- the arcC gene encoding carbamate kinase, with amino-acid sequence MGFCKLVIALGGNALQEPNTAATAGAQLKVIKKTCEYIADISCKGYELLIVHGNGPQVGRILLASEVANSVTPVMPLDVCSAMSQGYIGYHIQQSLRKALDKRKKKVPVVTLITQAVVDKNDLAFKNPTKPIGTFYSEEEAEKIKKEKGYVMKEDSGRGWRRVVASPSPKKIVELPVIKVLWDSTICIAAGGGSIPVVKKEDGSLEGVAAVIDKDLAAERLAEDVNADIFMILTEVEKVSLNFKKANQIDLDHITVAEAEKYIEEGHFAPGSMLPKMKAALMFAKANSSHKSIITSLYKGEDALEGKTGTVITLNR; translated from the coding sequence ATGGGATTTTGTAAACTTGTTATAGCATTAGGTGGAAATGCACTACAAGAACCTAATACTGCAGCTACAGCTGGGGCACAACTAAAAGTTATAAAAAAAACTTGTGAATATATTGCCGATATAAGCTGTAAGGGGTATGAACTTTTAATAGTTCATGGAAATGGTCCTCAAGTGGGAAGAATTTTACTTGCTTCTGAGGTTGCTAATAGTGTCACACCAGTTATGCCTCTTGATGTATGTAGTGCTATGAGTCAGGGATATATAGGATATCATATTCAGCAGTCGTTGAGAAAGGCACTGGATAAAAGAAAAAAGAAAGTGCCTGTAGTAACTCTTATAACCCAGGCAGTAGTTGACAAAAATGACCTTGCATTTAAAAATCCAACTAAACCCATAGGCACTTTTTATAGTGAAGAAGAGGCGGAAAAGATAAAAAAGGAAAAAGGTTATGTAATGAAAGAGGATTCTGGAAGAGGATGGAGGAGAGTAGTAGCATCACCTTCTCCAAAGAAAATAGTTGAACTTCCAGTAATTAAAGTATTGTGGGATTCTACTATTTGCATAGCAGCTGGAGGGGGCAGTATTCCTGTTGTTAAAAAAGAAGATGGATCATTAGAAGGTGTTGCAGCAGTTATAGATAAAGATCTTGCAGCTGAAAGACTTGCAGAAGATGTTAATGCAGATATTTTTATGATATTAACAGAAGTTGAAAAAGTATCACTTAACTTTAAAAAAGCCAATCAAATTGATCTTGACCATATTACAGTAGCAGAAGCAGAAAAGTATATTGAAGAAGGTCATTTTGCTCCAGGGTCAATGCTTCCAAAAATGAAAGCAGCACTTATGTTTGCAAAGGCAAACTCTTCTCATAAATCCATAATTACATCACTTTATAAAGGTGAAGATGCCTTAGAAGGTAAAACAGGGACAGTTATTACTTTAAACAGATAA
- the hydA gene encoding dihydropyrimidinase encodes MGIVLEGGKIITAVDSYCSDIRIEDEKIISIGNSLKRPGDEVICIKGCYVLPGGIDTHTHFDLESGSVVTADNFETGTKAALVGGTTTILDYATQNKGETLKEALKKQHKKSDGLCYCDYGFHMGITDWNDETCYEMKDMIEEGVTSFKLYMAYKNTLQVDDGVIFKALKRSKELKGIITFHCENGDIIEELINEAKSKGNNSPYYHPLTRPAQVEKEAIVRLLNIAEIVDVPVYIVHLSTREGLLSILDAKKRGIKVYAETCPQYLLLDDSFYGDKDSNSFEGAKYVMSPPLRKPYDNDALWKGVSSGEIMTIGTDHCSFNYKVQKEVGRDDFSKIPNGAPGVEHRIGLMYTYGVLKNRISMNEMVALTSTNAAKLFGLFPQKGTIAVGSDADIVIWNPDFSTSISAKNQMQNVDYTPYEGFEQYGRVLHAFLRGNKVIYNGKLIEYKPIGKYLYRKTW; translated from the coding sequence ATGGGAATAGTACTTGAAGGTGGGAAAATTATAACTGCTGTAGATTCTTATTGTTCGGATATAAGAATAGAAGATGAAAAAATTATTTCAATAGGAAATAGTTTAAAAAGACCTGGAGATGAAGTCATATGTATAAAGGGATGTTATGTTTTACCTGGTGGTATAGATACTCATACCCACTTTGATCTTGAAAGTGGTTCTGTAGTAACTGCAGATAATTTTGAAACGGGGACAAAGGCGGCCTTAGTCGGAGGTACTACTACAATATTGGATTATGCAACACAAAATAAGGGAGAAACATTAAAAGAGGCGTTAAAAAAGCAGCATAAAAAGTCAGATGGACTCTGTTATTGTGATTATGGATTTCATATGGGTATTACAGATTGGAATGATGAAACCTGTTATGAAATGAAAGATATGATTGAAGAAGGAGTAACTTCGTTTAAATTATACATGGCTTATAAGAATACACTTCAGGTAGATGACGGTGTAATATTTAAAGCCTTAAAAAGAAGTAAAGAGCTAAAAGGAATTATAACTTTCCATTGTGAAAATGGTGATATTATAGAGGAACTTATTAATGAAGCTAAATCAAAGGGAAATAACTCTCCTTATTATCATCCACTGACAAGACCGGCACAGGTTGAAAAAGAGGCAATTGTGAGGTTACTCAATATTGCAGAAATTGTAGATGTACCAGTGTATATTGTGCATTTAAGCACAAGAGAAGGATTATTAAGTATTTTAGATGCTAAAAAGAGAGGAATAAAGGTTTATGCAGAAACATGTCCTCAATATTTACTCTTAGATGATTCTTTCTATGGAGATAAGGATAGTAATAGCTTTGAAGGAGCAAAATATGTAATGTCACCTCCACTTAGGAAACCATATGATAATGATGCATTGTGGAAAGGAGTAAGTTCTGGAGAGATAATGACTATAGGAACAGATCACTGCTCCTTTAATTATAAAGTACAAAAAGAAGTTGGCAGGGATGATTTTAGCAAGATTCCAAATGGAGCTCCAGGAGTAGAGCATAGAATTGGACTAATGTATACTTATGGAGTATTAAAAAATAGAATAAGTATGAATGAAATGGTTGCACTTACTTCAACTAATGCAGCTAAATTATTTGGACTTTTTCCACAAAAAGGCACAATTGCAGTTGGCAGTGATGCTGATATTGTGATATGGAATCCTGATTTTTCTACATCTATAAGTGCTAAAAATCAAATGCAAAATGTAGATTATACACCTTATGAAGGCTTTGAGCAGTATGGAAGAGTGCTGCATGCCTTTTTAAGAGGAAATAAGGTCATATACAATGGAAAGCTTATTGAATATAAGCCTATTGGAAAGTATTTATATAGGAAGACATGGTGA
- the larE gene encoding ATP-dependent sacrificial sulfur transferase LarE, whose product MNIQTKLQNLKSDIKSMNKLIIAFSGGVDSTFLLKVASDVLKDNVIAVTARSSTYPEREFNEAANFIKSIGARHIVITSEELDIEGFSKNPVNRCYYCKKELFSKIRKIADENNIHYIADGSNVDDLGDYRPGLKAINELGVVSPLREAGMTKNDIRALSKEMKLPTWNKPAFACLSSRFPYGQEITREKLQIVDKAEQYLLDLGFKQLRVRYHDEISKIARIEVSPDERKKFFDEPLMDRIYDEFKKIGFDYVTLDLKGYRTGSMNETINKNT is encoded by the coding sequence ATGAATATACAAACTAAACTACAAAATCTAAAATCCGATATTAAAAGCATGAATAAACTTATTATTGCCTTTTCAGGCGGAGTAGACAGTACATTTCTTTTAAAAGTAGCTTCTGATGTATTAAAGGATAATGTTATAGCAGTAACTGCTCGTTCTTCTACATATCCAGAACGGGAATTCAATGAAGCAGCTAACTTTATAAAATCTATTGGCGCTAGACATATTGTTATAACTTCAGAAGAACTAGATATTGAAGGATTTTCTAAAAATCCAGTAAACAGATGTTATTATTGTAAAAAAGAATTATTTTCTAAAATAAGAAAAATTGCTGATGAAAATAACATTCATTACATAGCTGATGGTTCCAATGTTGATGATCTTGGTGACTACAGACCTGGTTTAAAAGCTATAAATGAACTTGGTGTGGTTAGTCCTTTAAGGGAAGCTGGTATGACAAAAAATGATATAAGAGCTTTATCCAAGGAAATGAAATTACCAACCTGGAATAAACCTGCATTTGCTTGTCTTTCTTCAAGGTTTCCTTATGGACAAGAAATAACTAGAGAAAAGTTACAAATTGTGGATAAAGCAGAACAATATCTTTTAGATCTTGGATTTAAACAATTGAGAGTGCGTTATCATGATGAAATTTCTAAAATTGCTAGAATTGAAGTTTCACCAGATGAGAGGAAAAAATTTTTTGATGAACCTTTAATGGACAGAATATATGATGAATTTAAAAAAATTGGATTTGACTATGTTACACTTGATTTAAAAGGATATAGAACTGGAAGTATGAATGAAACTATAAATAAAAATACATAA
- a CDS encoding homocysteine synthase, translating to MSEERKLSFETLQVHAGQEPDPTTGSRAVPIYQTSSYVFKNADHAANLFQLKEPGNVYSRIMNPTTDVFEKRVAELEGGVAGLATASGLAAILYSILNVASAGDEVVAASTLYGGTYELFGVTLKKLGIKVVFVNPDDPENFRKAITDKTKAVYAETIGNPRINVLDIEAVANIAHENKIPLIIDNTFGTPYLVRPIEYGADVVVHSATKFIGGHGTTIGGIIVDGGNFDWKASGKFPNFTTPDKSYNGLVYADLGAPAFALKARVQLLRNTGATLSPQSAFYFLQGLESLSLRVERHVSNTRKIVEFLSKHPKVAWINYPELEGSPYKDLAKKYLPKGAGSIFTFGIKGGLEAGKKFINSVKLFSLLANVADAKSLVIHPSSTTHAELTEEEQKAAGVTPDLIRLSIGVEGVDDLIYDLNQALEQA from the coding sequence ATGAGTGAAGAAAGAAAATTATCCTTTGAAACATTACAAGTACATGCAGGTCAGGAGCCAGATCCAACAACAGGATCAAGGGCTGTACCAATTTATCAAACAAGTTCTTATGTATTTAAAAATGCAGACCATGCTGCAAATCTATTTCAATTAAAAGAGCCTGGAAATGTATATTCAAGAATTATGAATCCTACAACAGATGTATTTGAAAAGAGAGTTGCTGAACTAGAAGGTGGAGTTGCTGGTCTTGCAACAGCTTCAGGATTAGCAGCAATTTTATATTCAATACTTAATGTTGCAAGTGCTGGTGATGAAGTAGTTGCTGCAAGCACATTATATGGTGGAACTTATGAATTATTTGGAGTAACTTTAAAGAAACTTGGAATAAAAGTTGTATTTGTAAATCCAGATGATCCTGAAAATTTCAGAAAAGCAATTACAGATAAAACCAAAGCAGTTTATGCTGAAACTATAGGAAATCCAAGAATAAATGTTCTTGATATAGAAGCTGTTGCAAATATTGCCCACGAAAATAAAATACCATTAATAATAGACAATACTTTTGGTACTCCATATCTTGTGAGACCAATAGAATATGGTGCAGATGTAGTAGTCCATTCTGCAACTAAATTTATAGGTGGACATGGAACTACAATTGGTGGAATTATAGTTGATGGAGGAAACTTTGATTGGAAAGCAAGTGGAAAGTTCCCTAATTTTACAACACCTGATAAAAGTTATAATGGATTAGTATATGCTGATCTAGGTGCTCCTGCATTCGCTTTAAAGGCTAGAGTACAACTTTTGAGAAATACTGGTGCAACTTTAAGTCCTCAAAGTGCATTTTATTTTCTTCAAGGATTAGAATCTCTCTCACTTAGAGTTGAAAGACACGTATCTAATACAAGAAAAATTGTGGAATTTCTAAGCAAACATCCAAAGGTTGCATGGATTAACTATCCTGAATTAGAAGGAAGTCCATATAAAGATTTAGCTAAAAAATACTTACCAAAAGGAGCAGGTTCAATATTTACATTTGGAATAAAAGGAGGACTTGAAGCAGGCAAGAAATTTATAAACAGTGTAAAATTATTCTCATTGCTTGCAAATGTAGCAGATGCAAAATCACTTGTAATTCATCCTTCAAGTACAACTCATGCTGAACTTACAGAAGAAGAACAAAAAGCTGCTGGAGTTACACCTGATCTTATAAGACTTTCAATTGGAGTTGAAGGTGTAGATGATCTTATATATGATTTAAATCAAGCTCTTGAACAGGCTTAA
- the metK gene encoding methionine adenosyltransferase — MARLFTSESVTEGHPDKICDQISDAILDAIIEKDKYGRVACETVVNTGLVVLVGEISTTSYVDIPKVVRKTISEIGYKDSKFGFDAKSCAVLTSIDEQSHDIAIGVNESLELRKGEEDNIESIGAGDQGMVFGFATNETPEYLPLPIALAHKLSRKLSQVRKNGVIPYLGPDGKTQVTVEYDGEKIVRVDTVLISSQHEENIDHNKIEEDIINFVVKDVIPEKFIDSNTKYLVNPTGRFVKGGPEADSGLTGRKIIVDTYGGYGRHGGGAFSGKDPTKVDRSGAYAARWVAKNLIAAGVADKIEVQIAYAIGVARPVSISVDTFGTEKVSKDNILEIINKLFDLRPAAIIRDLDLRRPIYRKTAAYGHFGRTDIDLPWEKLDKVDEIKKKLDNILVYS, encoded by the coding sequence ATGGCAAGATTATTTACATCAGAATCAGTTACAGAAGGACATCCAGATAAAATTTGCGATCAAATATCGGATGCAATATTAGATGCTATTATTGAAAAGGACAAATATGGTCGTGTAGCTTGCGAGACAGTTGTAAATACTGGTTTAGTGGTCTTAGTAGGTGAAATATCAACTACATCATATGTAGATATACCAAAAGTAGTTAGAAAAACTATTAGTGAAATAGGATATAAGGATTCAAAATTTGGATTCGATGCAAAAAGTTGTGCTGTACTAACGTCTATAGATGAACAATCTCATGATATTGCTATCGGAGTTAATGAATCTTTAGAATTAAGAAAAGGAGAAGAAGATAATATTGAGTCTATCGGTGCAGGAGATCAAGGAATGGTATTTGGATTTGCAACAAATGAAACACCAGAATATTTGCCACTTCCTATAGCACTTGCGCATAAGTTATCAAGAAAGCTTTCACAAGTAAGAAAAAATGGTGTAATTCCATATTTAGGACCAGATGGTAAAACTCAAGTTACAGTTGAATATGATGGTGAAAAAATTGTAAGAGTTGATACTGTTTTAATATCTTCTCAACATGAAGAAAATATAGATCACAATAAGATTGAGGAAGATATAATAAATTTTGTTGTTAAAGATGTAATACCAGAAAAGTTTATTGATTCAAATACAAAATATCTTGTAAATCCTACAGGCAGGTTCGTAAAAGGAGGGCCTGAAGCTGATTCAGGACTTACAGGAAGAAAGATAATAGTTGATACTTATGGAGGATATGGAAGACATGGGGGTGGTGCATTTTCAGGAAAGGATCCAACAAAAGTTGATAGATCAGGAGCTTATGCTGCAAGATGGGTAGCAAAGAACTTAATAGCAGCAGGAGTTGCAGATAAAATAGAAGTGCAGATTGCCTATGCAATAGGAGTTGCAAGGCCTGTATCAATTAGCGTGGATACTTTTGGAACAGAAAAAGTTAGTAAAGATAACATATTAGAAATTATAAATAAACTTTTTGATTTAAGACCTGCAGCAATTATAAGAGATTTGGATTTAAGAAGACCTATATATAGAAAGACAGCTGCATATGGACATTTTGGAAGAACTGATATAGATCTTCCATGGGAAAAACTTGATAAGGTTGATGAAATAAAGAAGAAATTAGATAATATTTTGGTTTATTCATAA
- the nifB gene encoding nitrogenase cofactor biosynthesis protein NifB, with product MSVNVSARTIEEKTFMHPCYNCIAHKYARMHIPVAPKCNVSCNFCNRKYDCVNETRPGVTSEVLTPEEAKDKFKIVKDKVRNLTVVGIAGPGDPLANFDETKKSIELIKNESKDITFCLSTNGLMLPFYVDKLIELEVTHLTITINAVDPKIGGEIYKFVNYLGDVFVGEEAGRVLLSNQLSGLKYAAQKGIVCKVNIVMIKGVNDVHVPEIVKKVKECGAYMANIMPLIPVKGSAFENNPTVTEVELNNMRKSCDSILKQMYHCKQCRADAIGTLENDISSQFRGNNISEESNDNENKLEDKNVIELKHHKYRFAIASKSGVSIDEHFGHASEFYIYDMINDEIKFREKRKVNKYCNGVYDCGEHEDKIENIIKNVIDCNAVLVVRAGFEPMDRLYEKGIRVFEMYQEINKGIRKAVELLKKNK from the coding sequence ATGAGTGTAAATGTGTCTGCAAGAACTATAGAAGAAAAAACATTTATGCATCCATGTTATAACTGCATTGCTCATAAATATGCGAGAATGCATATACCAGTAGCTCCTAAGTGTAATGTTAGTTGTAATTTTTGTAATAGAAAATATGATTGTGTAAATGAAACCAGACCTGGAGTAACAAGTGAAGTTTTAACACCTGAAGAGGCCAAAGATAAATTTAAAATAGTAAAGGATAAGGTTAGAAATTTAACTGTGGTTGGTATAGCAGGACCTGGTGATCCACTTGCAAATTTTGATGAAACAAAAAAATCTATAGAATTAATAAAAAATGAATCAAAAGATATTACATTTTGTCTTTCAACTAATGGTTTAATGCTTCCTTTTTACGTAGATAAATTGATAGAATTAGAGGTTACACATCTAACTATAACCATAAATGCAGTTGATCCTAAAATAGGTGGGGAAATATATAAATTTGTAAACTACCTGGGAGATGTATTTGTTGGAGAAGAAGCAGGAAGAGTGTTATTGAGCAATCAATTATCAGGACTTAAATATGCTGCACAAAAGGGAATAGTATGTAAAGTTAATATAGTTATGATAAAAGGAGTCAATGATGTTCATGTTCCTGAAATAGTAAAGAAAGTTAAAGAATGTGGAGCATATATGGCAAATATTATGCCTCTGATACCTGTTAAGGGAAGTGCATTTGAAAATAACCCTACAGTAACCGAAGTTGAATTGAATAACATGAGGAAAAGTTGCGATTCAATATTGAAGCAGATGTATCATTGCAAGCAGTGTAGGGCAGATGCTATTGGAACTTTAGAGAATGATATATCAAGTCAATTTAGAGGAAATAATATTTCGGAGGAATCAAATGATAATGAAAATAAATTAGAAGATAAAAATGTCATTGAATTGAAACATCATAAGTACAGATTTGCCATTGCAAGTAAATCAGGTGTAAGTATTGATGAACATTTTGGCCATGCGTCAGAATTTTATATATACGACATGATAAATGATGAAATTAAATTTCGAGAGAAGAGAAAAGTAAATAAGTACTGTAATGGAGTATATGATTGTGGAGAACATGAGGATAAAATAGAAAATATAATAAAAAATGTAATTGATTGTAATGCGGTGCTTGTGGTCAGAGCAGGATTTGAGCCTATGGATAGGCTCTATGAAAAAGGTATAAGAGTGTTTGAAATGTACCAGGAAATTAATAAAGGTATAAGAAAAGCTGTTGAATTACTTAAAAAAAATAAATAA
- the nifH gene encoding nitrogenase iron protein encodes MRQIAIYGKGGIGKSTTTQNLTAGLSEIGKKVMVVGCDPKADSTRLLLGGLAQRTVLDTLREEGEDVDLNYILKKGFNGIKCVESGGPEPGVGCAGRGIITSINMLERLGAYTEDLDYVFYDVLGDVVCGGFAMPIREGKAKEIYIVASGEMMALYAANNISKGIKKYANKGGVRLGGIICNSRKVDNERRVLEAFAEELGTQLIYFVPRDNVVQRAEINKQTVIQFDSKSNQANEYRSLAEAIEKNKNFVIPKPMSQKRLEEIILEHGLVEQLV; translated from the coding sequence ATGAGACAAATAGCTATTTATGGAAAAGGTGGAATAGGTAAATCTACAACCACACAAAATTTAACTGCAGGTTTATCTGAAATAGGAAAAAAGGTTATGGTAGTTGGATGTGATCCAAAGGCAGATTCTACAAGGCTGCTTTTAGGTGGACTTGCACAGAGGACAGTACTGGATACTTTAAGGGAAGAAGGAGAAGATGTAGATTTAAATTATATATTAAAAAAAGGATTCAATGGAATAAAGTGCGTAGAATCAGGCGGACCTGAACCAGGTGTAGGATGCGCTGGAAGAGGTATTATAACATCTATAAACATGCTTGAAAGACTTGGGGCATATACTGAAGATTTGGATTATGTTTTTTATGATGTTCTAGGAGACGTTGTATGCGGCGGTTTTGCTATGCCAATTCGTGAAGGAAAGGCAAAAGAAATATATATTGTGGCTAGTGGAGAAATGATGGCACTATATGCAGCAAATAATATATCAAAGGGAATAAAAAAATATGCCAATAAAGGCGGCGTTAGATTAGGTGGAATTATATGCAACAGCAGAAAAGTAGACAATGAAAGGAGAGTATTGGAGGCATTTGCAGAGGAATTAGGTACACAGCTTATTTATTTTGTACCAAGAGACAATGTAGTTCAAAGGGCAGAAATTAATAAACAAACTGTAATACAATTTGATTCTAAATCAAATCAGGCAAATGAATACAGATCACTAGCGGAGGCAATAGAAAAAAATAAGAACTTTGTAATTCCAAAACCTATGTCACAAAAAAGGTTAGAAGAAATAATTTTGGAACATGGATTGGTAGAACAGTTAGTATAA
- a CDS encoding nitrogenase component 1 — MKFNLKTSVVKTREQRLGTIIGWKTGKASELSRDSAYTCSGCKGNGGKRLCEASGPFTQGSTCSEQMVECQAGNVRDAVLIQHAPIGCGTGQVAYNSIYRNGLAIRNLPVENIQIINTNIKETDMVFGALDKLEQSIKDAWNRHHPKAIFVATSCASGIIGEDIDSVATKMQEKLRIPVVPMPCEGFMSKHWSTGFDATQHGILRQIVKKNPKKQEDLVNVINLWGSDVFTPILGEFGLRVNYVIDLAKVEDLEKLSEAAATITFCHTLSSYMAAVLEEQFGVPEIKAPQPYGIAGTDAWIREIARVTHREEKAEAYIEREHKRIAPRLKELKELLKGKKGYAATGSAYSHGLIAVLKELGIQVDGSLVFHHDPVYDSNDPNKDSLKFLVDNYDDVPNFSVSNRQQFQFYGLLKNVNPDFILIRHNGLAPLASRMGIPAAPLGDEHHAIGYQGILNLGETILEILAHKKFHQDLKEHAKLPYTKWWLDQKDPYILEKQNYAVE, encoded by the coding sequence ATGAAATTTAATCTTAAAACTTCAGTGGTAAAAACTCGTGAACAGCGGCTTGGAACTATTATTGGATGGAAAACTGGAAAGGCTTCAGAACTTTCCAGGGATTCTGCTTATACGTGTTCAGGTTGTAAAGGAAATGGCGGAAAAAGGTTGTGTGAAGCTTCAGGACCCTTTACCCAAGGTTCTACTTGTAGTGAACAAATGGTAGAATGTCAAGCTGGAAATGTAAGGGACGCAGTATTAATTCAACATGCCCCAATAGGTTGTGGTACAGGACAGGTAGCTTATAATTCCATATATAGAAATGGTCTTGCTATTAGAAATTTACCTGTTGAAAATATACAAATAATAAATACAAATATAAAAGAAACTGATATGGTGTTTGGTGCACTAGACAAGTTGGAACAATCCATAAAGGATGCATGGAATAGACATCATCCTAAAGCAATTTTTGTTGCTACTTCATGTGCTTCTGGAATTATAGGGGAGGATATAGATAGTGTTGCAACTAAAATGCAAGAGAAACTTAGAATACCTGTTGTACCAATGCCATGTGAAGGTTTTATGTCAAAGCACTGGAGTACTGGTTTTGATGCTACACAGCATGGAATTCTAAGGCAGATAGTAAAGAAAAATCCTAAAAAGCAAGAAGATCTTGTAAATGTAATTAACCTCTGGGGAAGTGATGTTTTTACACCTATATTGGGAGAATTTGGACTTAGGGTAAATTATGTTATTGATTTAGCTAAAGTAGAAGATTTGGAAAAGCTTTCAGAAGCTGCTGCAACCATTACATTTTGTCATACATTATCTTCTTATATGGCAGCTGTTTTGGAAGAACAATTTGGGGTACCGGAAATTAAAGCACCACAGCCTTATGGAATTGCAGGGACTGATGCATGGATAAGAGAAATTGCAAGGGTTACACATAGGGAAGAAAAAGCAGAAGCCTATATAGAGAGAGAACATAAGAGAATAGCACCAAGGCTTAAAGAACTTAAAGAACTTTTAAAAGGCAAAAAAGGTTATGCAGCTACAGGTTCAGCATATTCTCATGGACTCATTGCAGTACTCAAGGAACTTGGAATTCAAGTTGATGGTTCCCTTGTATTTCACCATGATCCTGTATATGACAGTAATGACCCAAATAAAGACTCTTTAAAATTTTTAGTGGATAACTACGATGATGTTCCTAATTTTAGCGTGAGCAATAGACAGCAGTTTCAGTTTTATGGATTACTAAAAAATGTAAATCCAGACTTTATTCTTATAAGACATAATGGTTTAGCACCTCTTGCATCTCGTATGGGAATTCCAGCAGCACCACTTGGTGATGAACATCATGCAATAGGTTATCAGGGAATTTTAAATTTAGGGGAGACCATTCTTGAAATATTAGCTCATAAAAAATTTCATCAAGATTTGAAAGAACATGCAAAATTACCTTACACAAAATGGTGGCTTGATCAGAAAGATCCATATATACTTGAAAAGCAAAATTATGCAGTGGAATAG
- a CDS encoding nitrogenase component 1 — protein sequence MTNTKNVEKSNSIEQVRYGCAIGAMHSVFAIPRVIPITHCGPGCADKQTSNISFYNGFQGGGYGGGSVIPSTNIHEKEVVFGGENRLRELIESSFKVLDADLFVVMTGCIPETVGDDVGSVVSEFQDQDLPVVYAETGGFKGNNFTGHELVTEAIIDQYVGDYKGPLKKGLVNVWSLLPYHNTFWRGDLTEIKRILEGVGFEVNILFGHESSGISEWKNIKKAQFNLVLSPWLGLKTAEHLKKKYGQPYLHIPIIPIGAKETSSFLRKVVDFAAIDKNKAEEFIESEERKYYKYLEDFSDFYAEYWWGLPAKFAIVGDSAYNLAITKFLVNQLGLIPAKQIVTENPPEKYRDIIREEYKNIAEDVSLEVEFEEDSYTIHDKIRKTDFGHKPPIIFGTTWERDLAKELKGSIVEIGFPTSYEVVISKSYVGYRGALTLLEKIYTTIVSASA from the coding sequence GTGACGAATACAAAAAATGTAGAAAAATCAAATTCAATAGAACAGGTTAGATATGGATGCGCCATTGGAGCAATGCATAGTGTTTTTGCAATACCAAGGGTTATTCCAATTACCCACTGCGGCCCGGGATGCGCTGATAAACAAACTTCCAACATATCCTTTTATAATGGATTTCAAGGAGGAGGTTATGGAGGTGGATCTGTTATACCAAGTACTAATATACACGAAAAAGAAGTAGTATTTGGAGGTGAAAATAGACTAAGAGAATTAATAGAATCTTCTTTTAAAGTCTTAGATGCAGATTTATTTGTAGTTATGACAGGGTGCATACCAGAAACTGTAGGAGATGATGTGGGATCTGTAGTAAGTGAGTTTCAGGATCAAGATTTACCTGTAGTATATGCTGAAACGGGAGGGTTTAAAGGAAATAATTTTACAGGACATGAACTTGTAACAGAGGCTATTATTGATCAGTATGTTGGAGATTATAAGGGACCTTTGAAAAAAGGACTTGTAAATGTATGGTCTCTTCTTCCATATCATAATACTTTTTGGAGAGGTGATCTTACAGAGATCAAAAGAATTTTGGAAGGTGTAGGCTTTGAAGTCAATATTTTATTTGGACATGAGAGCAGTGGAATTTCAGAATGGAAAAATATTAAAAAGGCACAGTTCAACCTTGTACTTTCTCCATGGCTTGGACTTAAAACTGCAGAACATTTAAAGAAAAAGTATGGTCAGCCCTACTTGCATATTCCTATAATTCCTATAGGGGCAAAGGAAACTAGCAGTTTTTTGAGAAAAGTAGTTGATTTTGCAGCAATAGATAAAAATAAAGCAGAAGAATTTATTGAGAGTGAAGAAAGAAAGTACTATAAATATTTAGAGGATTTTTCTGACTTTTATGCAGAGTATTGGTGGGGATTGCCAGCTAAATTTGCAATTGTAGGTGATAGTGCATACAACTTAGCTATAACAAAATTTTTAGTAAATCAGCTAGGACTTATACCTGCAAAGCAAATTGTAACTGAAAATCCACCAGAAAAATATAGAGATATTATTAGAGAAGAATACAAAAATATAGCAGAAGATGTTTCATTGGAAGTGGAATTTGAAGAAGACAGTTATACAATTCATGATAAAATAAGAAAAACTGATTTTGGACATAAACCTCCAATTATATTTGGAACTACGTGGGAAAGAGATTTAGCAAAAGAATTAAAAGGTTCTATAGTTGAAATAGGATTTCCAACCTCTTATGAGGTGGTTATATCAAAATCATATGTAGGATACAGAGGAGCTCTTACTCTACTTGAAAAGATATATACTACTATAGTTAGTGCTAGTGCCTAG